A section of the Malania oleifera isolate guangnan ecotype guangnan chromosome 2, ASM2987363v1, whole genome shotgun sequence genome encodes:
- the LOC131148607 gene encoding putative E3 ubiquitin-protein ligase RING1a isoform X1 — translation MPAQKRAWSENLHADDEEDSPSRHHQFHRKQPRHERELTDEEEEEGEDEEEEEEEEGEEEEEEEQEEEEGEEEAEAKEEEAEEEEQDDDGEDYGDCDAQKEEDSDGSPSSSSEEQPEFVYVELPNIRKDVQCPICLGIIKKTRTVMECLHRFCRECIDKSMRLGNNECPACRTHCASRRSLRDDPNYDALIAALYPDIEKYEEEELAFHEEEKNRNKQIQASIAQVFQRQEALVKRRSMVKDPTNSFITRSQRNYRNARSRRRRSGRSSELQGSDDNDDENDNDGGKDSSSTDDRYTEVKQRRGRRRAGIRHYQTPLSAASSDGGCIENDLEVSRESRGISPGLVWSAEMLAWGGGGTRSHTRHGSGSGCNNRNARNARLSKLIDYLRSMDGNDDELDVHLMLLSLDKQSTPSLQQPYLCCRPSLSVRRLREYVALHTPLQAEEVEILVVNGCINENQLISPIPNPSTSLNYLDAMPEVVDPCKSEVRILDGQETLAGLKASCIPSRDYLILAYRLKETLTSS, via the exons ATGCCTGCGCAGAAGCGTGCTTGGTCGGAGAATCTCCACGCTGACGACGAGGAGGATTCTCCCTCGCGCCACCACCAGTTCCATCGCAAGCAACCTCGCCATGAACGAGAATTAACcgatgaggaagaagaagaaggagaagacgaagaagaagaagaagaagaagaaggagaagaagaagaagaagaagagcaagaagAGGAGGAAGGAGAGGAAGAAGCTGAAGCTaaggaagaagaagcagaagaagaagaacaggATGATGATGGTGAGGATTATGGCGATTGTGATGCACAGAAAGAAGAGG ATTCTGATGGAAGCCCCTCGTCTAGCAGTGAAGAACAGCCAGA ATTTGTTTATGTGGAATTGCCAAACATCCGTAAAGATGTACAATGTCCAATATGCCTAG GGATCATTAAGAAAACAAGAACTGTGATGGAATGCCTGCACCGCTTTTGCAGGGAATGTATTGACAAATCAATGCGGCTGGG GAACAATGAGTGTCCTGCTTGCCGTACACACTGTGCAAGTCGACGTTCTTTGAGAGATGATCCAAACTATGATGCTCTAATTGCAGCTTTGTATCCAGATATTGAGAAGTACGAGGAAGAG GAACTAGCTTTCCATGAAGAGGAGAAGAATCGCAATAAACAG ATTCAAGCATCAATTGCCCAAGTTTTTCAAAGACAAGAAGCACTGGTTAAGAGACGTTCGATGGTGAAGGATCCAACTAACTCATTCATAACAAGATCACAACGCAATTATCGGAATGCTCGTTCAAGGAGGCGGCGAAGTGGCCGAAGCTCTGAACTGCAAGGATCTGATGACaatgatgatgaaaatgataatgATGGAGGCAAAGATTCATCTTCTACAGATGACCGTTATACAGAGGTAAAACAGAGGAGGGGTAGGAGACGAGCAGGAATTCGGCATTATCAGACTCCTTTGTCAGCTGCTAGTTCAGATGGTGGATGCATTGAAAATGATTTGGAAGTAAGTAGAGAAAGCAGGGGTATTTCTCCTGGGCTCGTGTGGAGTGCAGAAATGCTTGCTTGGGGTGGGGGTGGTACTCGGAGTCACACACGTCATGGCAGTGGCAGTGGTTGCAATAATAGGAATGCCCGGAACGCTCGATTATCCAAGTTGATTGATTATCTTCGGAGCATGGATGGAAATGATGATGAG CTGGATGTTCATCTCATGCTTCTTTCTTTGGATAAACAAAGTACTCCCAGTTTGCAGCAGCCTTACCTTTGCTGCCGGCCAAGTTTGTCGGTTAGACGCTTACGTGAA TATGTAGCTCTTCATACACCTTTGCAAGCTGAAGAAGTTGAGATACTGGTGGTGAATGGATGTATCAACGAGAACCAGCTCATCAGCCCAATACCAAATCCTTCAACCTCATTAAATTATTTGGATGCCATGCCAGAGGTGGTTGATCCATGCAAAAGTGAGGTGCGAATTTTGGATGGGCAAGAAACTCTTGCTGGGCTTAAAGCTAGTTGTATTCCCAGTAGGGATTACTTG ATTTTAGCATATCGGCTGAAGGAGACATTGACGAGTTCATGA
- the LOC131148607 gene encoding putative E3 ubiquitin-protein ligase RING1a isoform X2, with the protein MPAQKRAWSENLHADDEEDSPSRHHQFHRKQPRHERELTDEEEEEGEDEEEEEEEEGEEEEEEEQEEEEGEEEAEAKEEEAEEEEQDDDDSDGSPSSSSEEQPEFVYVELPNIRKDVQCPICLGIIKKTRTVMECLHRFCRECIDKSMRLGNNECPACRTHCASRRSLRDDPNYDALIAALYPDIEKYEEEELAFHEEEKNRNKQIQASIAQVFQRQEALVKRRSMVKDPTNSFITRSQRNYRNARSRRRRSGRSSELQGSDDNDDENDNDGGKDSSSTDDRYTEVKQRRGRRRAGIRHYQTPLSAASSDGGCIENDLEVSRESRGISPGLVWSAEMLAWGGGGTRSHTRHGSGSGCNNRNARNARLSKLIDYLRSMDGNDDELDVHLMLLSLDKQSTPSLQQPYLCCRPSLSVRRLREYVALHTPLQAEEVEILVVNGCINENQLISPIPNPSTSLNYLDAMPEVVDPCKSEVRILDGQETLAGLKASCIPSRDYLILAYRLKETLTSS; encoded by the exons ATGCCTGCGCAGAAGCGTGCTTGGTCGGAGAATCTCCACGCTGACGACGAGGAGGATTCTCCCTCGCGCCACCACCAGTTCCATCGCAAGCAACCTCGCCATGAACGAGAATTAACcgatgaggaagaagaagaaggagaagacgaagaagaagaagaagaagaagaaggagaagaagaagaagaagaagagcaagaagAGGAGGAAGGAGAGGAAGAAGCTGAAGCTaaggaagaagaagcagaagaagaagaacaggATGATGATG ATTCTGATGGAAGCCCCTCGTCTAGCAGTGAAGAACAGCCAGA ATTTGTTTATGTGGAATTGCCAAACATCCGTAAAGATGTACAATGTCCAATATGCCTAG GGATCATTAAGAAAACAAGAACTGTGATGGAATGCCTGCACCGCTTTTGCAGGGAATGTATTGACAAATCAATGCGGCTGGG GAACAATGAGTGTCCTGCTTGCCGTACACACTGTGCAAGTCGACGTTCTTTGAGAGATGATCCAAACTATGATGCTCTAATTGCAGCTTTGTATCCAGATATTGAGAAGTACGAGGAAGAG GAACTAGCTTTCCATGAAGAGGAGAAGAATCGCAATAAACAG ATTCAAGCATCAATTGCCCAAGTTTTTCAAAGACAAGAAGCACTGGTTAAGAGACGTTCGATGGTGAAGGATCCAACTAACTCATTCATAACAAGATCACAACGCAATTATCGGAATGCTCGTTCAAGGAGGCGGCGAAGTGGCCGAAGCTCTGAACTGCAAGGATCTGATGACaatgatgatgaaaatgataatgATGGAGGCAAAGATTCATCTTCTACAGATGACCGTTATACAGAGGTAAAACAGAGGAGGGGTAGGAGACGAGCAGGAATTCGGCATTATCAGACTCCTTTGTCAGCTGCTAGTTCAGATGGTGGATGCATTGAAAATGATTTGGAAGTAAGTAGAGAAAGCAGGGGTATTTCTCCTGGGCTCGTGTGGAGTGCAGAAATGCTTGCTTGGGGTGGGGGTGGTACTCGGAGTCACACACGTCATGGCAGTGGCAGTGGTTGCAATAATAGGAATGCCCGGAACGCTCGATTATCCAAGTTGATTGATTATCTTCGGAGCATGGATGGAAATGATGATGAG CTGGATGTTCATCTCATGCTTCTTTCTTTGGATAAACAAAGTACTCCCAGTTTGCAGCAGCCTTACCTTTGCTGCCGGCCAAGTTTGTCGGTTAGACGCTTACGTGAA TATGTAGCTCTTCATACACCTTTGCAAGCTGAAGAAGTTGAGATACTGGTGGTGAATGGATGTATCAACGAGAACCAGCTCATCAGCCCAATACCAAATCCTTCAACCTCATTAAATTATTTGGATGCCATGCCAGAGGTGGTTGATCCATGCAAAAGTGAGGTGCGAATTTTGGATGGGCAAGAAACTCTTGCTGGGCTTAAAGCTAGTTGTATTCCCAGTAGGGATTACTTG ATTTTAGCATATCGGCTGAAGGAGACATTGACGAGTTCATGA